The genomic segment ACGCCGGGACGGTAATCTAGAACAAGTTTCAGACTGGATCGCTGAATGATCGCTGGACGAGCTTTGAATCTACCGGCAGGTAGGCGAGCTGTAAGGCCCGGATCAGGTGATTCGCGCCACGACGGGCTCCCTGCCATGCTGTGCGATCTCGCGAGGCGTAGCGGAGGGGCATCGACATGACAGCGGAAGTCAAGGCGGCGAACCCTGCGGCGCCTGCCCTCACCGAGCGCCAGGAGGCGCGCCGCCGCCGCATCCTGCACGCCAGCGCGCAACTGGCCAGCCGTGGCGGCTTCGACGCGGTGCAGATGCGGGAGGTCGCCGAGGCGGCGGGCGTCGCGCTCGGCACGCTGTACCGGTACTTCCCCTCGAAGGTCCATCTGCTGGTGGCCACGATGCAGGACCAGCTGCAGCACATGCACACGACGATCCGGAAGCGTCCGCCGGCCGGCGAGACGCCCGCCGAGCGGGTCGCCGAGACGCTGATGAGGGCGTTCCGGGCGCTGCAGCGCGAACCGCATCTGGCGGACGCGATGGTGCGGGCGCT from the Streptomyces venezuelae genome contains:
- a CDS encoding TetR family transcriptional regulator, which codes for MTAEVKAANPAAPALTERQEARRRRILHASAQLASRGGFDAVQMREVAEAAGVALGTLYRYFPSKVHLLVATMQDQLQHMHTTIRKRPPAGETPAERVAETLMRAFRALQREPHLADAMVRALTFADRSVSPEVDTVSRLTTAIILDAMGLAETPTAQQLSAVRVIEHTWHSALITWLSGRASIAQVKIDIETVCRLIDLTAKPSA